Genomic segment of Schistocerca nitens isolate TAMUIC-IGC-003100 chromosome 9, iqSchNite1.1, whole genome shotgun sequence:
GCGCCGCTAAGGTGAGTTCTCGCTTTCCAGAGatacgcatcattcacactaattTGGAAGTTAATCATAGATGGACGAGTGGGCTCTGTACTTCGCAATTCCCAACCACTGGTACCTCGCCCCGACGTAACTGTCCCGTGCTCTAGCTTGGTAATATCGCAGGTGCTATTTACAGACGTTATGTCAGCCAGGCCCTGCTTTTCGCGCTCGAGCGGTCTTAATTGTCTGCCTCATGTTTAACTAAAAACCTTCCTCCGAGCAAGTTACCCATTGTTGGCGCCTTCGGACAGTAAAAAGGCTTGAGGAATGTGGCTACAGGCCGCTTTCTTGGCAAGTGCTACTCTATGTCTGCTCGTTCTTCGCCATTAACACACATGTAACACCTCGCGGGGATCAGCAAAACGATAAAAAGCGGAAGTCTGGGTCTCTGTCTTGTATAAAAGGGGAAACTCAGGCAGTGGAGAAGCAGTCGATCGCTAGCACCACAACGATtcataccactacagcaatgtctCGTGCTCAGGTAAGAGACCGACCTACTGGGATTCGAGGCTGATTCCTTTGGATGTCGTGGGCATCCGAGGGAGCCTCGCTAGCCTGTCTAGATTTTATCAAGAGACGAGCTTGAGAATAGCTTTTACAGATGCACAACTCCCACGGAAGTGTAATTATGCTTTATCATAAAGATAAGAAAAAAttctagaaacttcctggcagattaaaactgtgtgccggaccgagactctaactcgggacctttgcctttcgcgggcaagtgctctgccagcagagctacccaagcacgactcacgcatatATGGAGTGGTTACTTTCGCTCTTCAGTGGCCTTATATGTTCTTTGTACTTGATATTAACATTTCTTGCAGTTGATCCAGTATATTTAGAGTAgcagttcatatattcctgaatgAGACCATGTTCAGTATACAACAGAATACGTAATGtgcaatgaatttaaatgtgaCCTATCAATAGGAAGTCAGAATTACGTGCATCTAGTGCCTACAGAAGAACACATCAATACGTCAAAAGGACATAAAAATGAATTCAAGTGTAATAAAAAGGCGCTACCATATACCTGTAGATAGTTAAATAACTTCTATGTACCGCCAAGACTCATTGCAAATCCCCTAACGAAATAACATGCTCACGCTAGCATGTAACATCGGTGGCTCGCGGTATATCGTCCTATCAGGCGACCTGTGTCACCGATGGCTCACGCTCGACTCTACCAACTATGGTACCAGCAATACTCTAACTACGATGTATTACCTAAGAGCCAGAGCTGTGAATACAATTTTGTGTGATCCTTCAGCGGGACAGCTTTCTAAACATATAATTTGTGATTTCAAAACCAAGCGAAACTAACTAGGTAGACGAATAAGACAAATAACATTAACAATTTTGTGGGTAGCTCATTCACAGTTAGAGCTAGTGATTGACACATGTAAGCACAAAGGATTATGTATTGTGACACATTCTGATTCCTGAAGACAACTTTTGCCAAAACGCGCTAATGTATTTGTTTGATAAGAACTGAAAGTGTTGTACAGGCGGAACACTGTCATAAAACACTATGCAAATGCTGCAGCCATTTTGAAGCGTAACTTTTGCTTTTAAAACCGATGATCCCTGAATCTGTcaatttaaaagtaaaaaaaaaaaaacaaaaaaacagctcAATAGAATTTAACTGAGAACATCACAATCACCCAGTGGGATAATTATCCACAGTGGTTGGGGATTGTGCAGCCGAGAGGGGAAAATTGTTTTAAATGTACGTGAGTGAAAGTAACTTTCACTTAAACTAGCTGCTAATTTCTGATAGGAAACACGTAGATGGAATTGATATCATTTGCATATCTGAACAATTTTTAGAATGTTCATTTCGTGGTTAAGCAATCAACACAAAGACAGCCTTGAGGCGTCTTCTCCAATACACGCAGCATGATTTCAAACAGAGCACCCAGCACACCCGCGGCACAATTTTTGTCTTTACGTACTTCTCTACAGACGTAATTGTGCTCTTTCCTACGTGTAGAAAAGTACCAGTACAGTGATTATCGTAATTCTTAACGTCACAAATGCTGGAAACATCCGATACCTCTTATGGCACTGGTGTTTCCCCCTTACTTCtgattttcagtttcttcttttcCGGCTTCCAAGTAATACACCCACGTACAGCTTTCCCGTTCTCGTTCCTCATTCAAATCTGTTGTTTCCTCTTTCCATTCCTTACTTTCCTGTTCATTTCAGCCTCTTTCAGCTTAATTTTCATCGGGGGTGCACACCTGTTCCCCTACAGGGTGCCATTACCCCAGCCTGATATTACATACTAACACGATCAGATTCCGTATATTGAAACACATTTAGTAAGCAAACCCATGCAACGATGAAATGAATTACAGTTATTCTAACATTCAGATAAAGTAAAATATCAGTAATAACTGTAAGCATTCCTTCCTATTTTTAGTCTGCTGAAAATAGCAAGAAATTGGTCTGTTCTGTTTGCAACGCACGCACGTattccacagatcagacggcaCCTGTGTTCTTTTTCCGACTTGTCACTTACAGGAATTAGAAAATGGGTTGCAGTAGTTGAAAGTCATCTGATTTACCACGAGGTTCAAATACTGGATGGTACCATTACCGTTACTGTTTACTAAATCTGGACAACGTGACTACGGTGAAATTAGAGCTGTGAGATGTCAAACAAAACGAAAAgttagaattacattaataccttcagctgctgacgggcgttgatactcGTTTATCAactgggacaggtgaaaatgtaagCCTCGACCCgtactcgaacccgcgatctcctgcgtacatggcagacgctctttccatctgagccaccgagggctcagagaatagtgcgactgcagggactgtctcgcgcacgcctcccgcgagacccacattctcacattgtatgtccacacacaacattcgtagtgtccctctccaacacactcattacttggtgagaacattcttaccaagtcccgtaagagttcgggtacttCTTCAGTAACAGAGATGTATTTCACATtagggaagatgaacaagtgctcatagttcttaaggttttcacgttagagcccttgtttactggacgtatttttcttgttttgaaccaTATTACCACCTCCGAAAGTCGCCTACCTTAGAATCTTAACAGCAACAGTACCGGtgtatgtattccactgtcagaggtatcagaaagattttcgcaCATAGCTCGTTTTCGGACCAGGGTACCTCGCCTGATACACTTACCCATCTCATCGTCCCTGAAAGATTGTAACTTTTACCCAGTATATGAGAGAACCtgagttagtgttttgcagctaaacaaacactcggaaagaaatggGGCCAGCTATCTCGGTGAGTACGCGAGGAAGCCCTTATTTGTTGCCCGTGTGCTGTACATGGCTGTATCTCGTCGCAGGTGTCCGTGGCCCTGATGCTTGCGATGGCCGCCGTCAGCTGCCAGCAGGCGCTGTGCTGGCGCGGCCGCTCCTACGCCCACCAGACGGCTCCTGTGGTGGGGCCCGCGCATCGTGTCAGCGTCGGGGCTCACTCTTACGACTACGTGGTGAGCAACATTGTCTAGcttccatttcatttttttagCTCATCTGCctcttgactggtttgatgctgctcgctGTCTTTTTCTATCTTGTGCTAATTTTTTCCCGTCTTCGTAACTACTACATCAAACGTGTTTCACAATCTGCATTGCTTAGACCTATTGTTATTCCCTTCTATGGCTCTTTCCAAAATAATGTTAACAATTACTCGGTGCTGTAATAGATCTTCcactaatttattattttattttatatacatgTCTAGTTCCGAGGAACCAAACTGAGAAACCAATGTCCGTAGTCCCGGAACAAGTCAGTACATCAGAAAAGTTAATCATGAATAAAACAAAAGGTACACGAATCATCTACTGATAAGCTGCTGAGTCTATGGCATACTCAACAACTTAACACAGAAACGTGCTTGATTTTTTCCAAAAATCTTCCGGTCAGATCATAAGGATTGATCCATGAGGACATTCTTCACTTTGGACATGAAAATGCAAGGgtcactgctaaaatttttgaattcttgtggtagcttactgaaaatgaatgcagcagtgtactgtacatatttatgcacaagagtcaaggaagtgtgatccaaacgCAGATAGGATGTCTGCCTAGTATTAGCTGAATGAAAGCtgataattcttgggaataagatcacattgttaacaacaaacgacctTAAGGTAAATTTATATtaagaggccagtgtcagaatttCCAGACTCATGAACAAGTGTCATCAAGATGGTCTTGAACTTTTACCATACATTGCTTAAACCGCccgtttctgtgccaaaaataccctttgtgaATGGGTTTACCCCAGAATACAACGCCGTATGtcttaagcgaatgaaaatatgcaaagaagACTAACTTTCGTGTCGGATTACCACGAAATGGAGATACTGTTGTAATGGTAAATATAGCGGTATTTAGTTATTAAACAAGATATTGAATATAGGCTTGCCATCACATCTTAAAACTGTGAAAAATTTGTCTTATTTTGATTAGTACCAATTTATTTTCCTCAAcccgtgaactgcactatttggtGTACTGCCTATATTGTAATCATCATCCTTCTCTAACAAGCTGTGTCATcaccaaagagaaatattttagaataaccTGTCATGTTAGAAGGCACGGTGGTTCCATCACTGACCGCTGAGGCAGCCTCCTCTCATCAATGTCCCAATCAGACCCCCCTtcacagctgttctcatttctggcccTTCTTTTTGTATGGGTATTTCCACAGACTTCTTCTCTCATCTATTCTGTTTAGAGATTGTTACATCTTACTGACTAATTAAATTTTAACTTTCTATGGTAGTGCCGCATTTGAAATGCTTCTAGCTTTTTCTTACCTGGCTTTCCTCATTTACACATCAATATCTGATACCAGTAGAGCTCTTTTATTGAAGAAAGCTTTCTTAACCTGCGCCACTTTACATCCACCATTTACTTACTTCCCATATAGGAGAATGCTTCCCACTTCTTCCATCACTGTGTCATTCTCAATTTTCATGATGAGCAAGTCTTTATTCTGTTGTGTATGATTCTTCGCCTTTGTTATTGGTATCCTTACTCATGATTCTGTGCTAAGTATGCTCCCCATTCCATTCAACAAGGCCAAGTTTTCCTTTCATCCAGCCAGAAACGTCACGTCCTCTGTACGCACTGCACTTTTATTTATCCGTAATTTTGCTTCACTTTCTTCAGTGCGTCTTCGACTTTCAAGTTGAATAACAGAGATGGTACGATGCATCCCTTCGCAACATGGTATTATCTTTCTTGGCCTTATTTCCACGTGGGTTTTGTAGATGTTTCAGAACACACTATCTCATAAAAAGTGTGCGGACTCCCTTACGTATTACGGAATTGAcggctagatgtcacgagagggagACGCGCCAGTGTAAATGGAGGAGGGAGGTATTGTGTTGTCAGGTGAGAAGCAGTAAAAGCAGAAACGCTCGGTCAgcggagctcagtgacttcgaacgtgaactaggcgttggacgtcacctgagtaacaaatccatcggggACATTTCAACCCGTCTGAAGCTGCGCTAGTCTTGGTGATATGGTTCTGAAGTGGAAACCACATCTAAACAAAGACCAGGCATCCCTTAATGTACTAACGGACGGAGATGTCAAGTATTGCAgagggtggttgcaaaaaatcGAGTGAAATCTGTGGCAGAAATCACTCGAGAGTTCCACAGCCCTGCCAACAGTCCAACTAGAAGAATGttgtgcgtagagagttaaaaagatTCGGTAAAATGGTGGAGCTGCTCTTcatatgccacacatttctgtactcaatACTAAAGAGCGACCCACTGGAGAGTGGGTAGATGGAAACGGCTGATTTTgattgatgaatcacgctacattctgtggcaatcagatggaagagtttgaatttgtcgaatgcctggagaatgttgccTGTCATCAAATGTTGTGGCAACAGTGAACTTTGGAGAAGATGGTGTTACGTTGTGAAGATCGGATCCCCTTATTGTTCTCAAGAAAACtttaaatacggaaggatatgaatgTATGTTACAACATTGTGTATTGCGTACGGTGACGATGATTCTTTGTATCAGCGTGATAACGGACGCCGACATAACGCACCCTGTCGTAAGGCAGCATTTCTGAGACAATGGTTTTTGgacaataaaatttctgaaatgaagAGACACACCCAGAGTTTCGACTTGAAGCTATAGGAACACCTTTGTGATCTTTTGTATGTCGATCCTTCTAACTGATGGTCTATGGGATTCGGCCGATCAGGTACGTAatgaaatgaaacacctgcagccgtcgttttgatgttatttttttgTATTGAAACCAGTTTCGGTGTCTCAGTACGCCATCTTCGTCTTCAGCCTCAGTTAAGCTCTGAAGATGATGTAATGAGTCACCGAAACGAGTTGCAATatgataaaataacatcaaaacgacggctgcaggtgtttcgtTTTATTAcatttgagatgagttagaacgtgGACTTCAGACCCGAGTACCTACCATTACTCTCTTTCCTGGCTTCAGTCTtgctcaagaatgggctgccattcctcctcaGAAGTTCAGgcatctcactgaaagtgttcccaggagATCTGAAAGCCTTATAAAGGCGAAGTGCGGACGCACCCCATCTTAtagtccactaatagatgtccggataTTTTTTTTATCGTATAATGTACTTGTGTCTCACTGAACTCCATTCTTAAAGTTTCGACAAGTGTGGTCTTTGTTTCACATGTAGATACAACACGCCGTACACCCCACTGAATGTTCTCTGGCTCACATCAAGCTACGAATACGAATTCATACAAGAGGGTAAAAGTGATAACATCATGGATTTTTATTGTTCTgaccactcaacagaggaaacgAAGTGAGACAGAACGAAGCATGATCATAGAGGCTCCCTAGACTTCATAGAAATTATACGTGCCCTTAGATCCACTGTTAAGATATTGCTGTGAAGTGTAAACGGCAGGGAAGTCTGAGGTTTTTGACGTACGAATAAATTAAATGTAACCACCGAAGTTCGTAACAACCTTTCGTGAAACGTCCCTGTCCACTACTTCAGATAACTTTTGTTCTTTTTCCGAAAGGACATAAGGTAAAGTACAGAATGATCAGTCAAAATTCTTTATAATTCGGTTTGGTTGGTAATGCCATTGTAGAGAAGCTGCTCGTCACACAATGAATGCGTAACACAATTTGCAATAACACTAAAAGCGTCATCACTGTCTTTTGCAACAGCGTATGAAGATTTTAGGAAGAGATGAATCACGGTATTTTGATGTGCCCTGAGGTATCTGTGGTCCTGGCGTATAGCTCGCGCACACCAATACTCACGGttcgatagcaaaatgaaagcaagTTTTTATGAAAATGATTAGGACTACAGGATAATTGTCACCCGGTGGCAACAGTTTGGGATCGGACCTCGGCAATTGTGCCCGCAAAGTAAGGATCATTCCACTGTAGTTCGAGGAAAATCGAGTGGATTTGCTGGATTGATCTACTCTAGTGCCGAGTGACTAACGCCAAATAGCTTTACGGTGAACTAGAACGTCGGTTGCGTACCAGATCAACTTACACCTACCTCTCGTGAGCAACGATAAATATGGACGTGCATGTTCATTGTAACAGGACTTAAACGTAATTCTCATTTGACGATTAAACTGTGTTGAATAGCATAAGGATTATGTTCGTATTATTAAGATCGTAATTGCCTTTGGAACTAACCGCAACAGGTGTTCGGGACATTCGGCCAAATAGCATGTTATAATACAATAGGGCTTGACATGAGGTGGAATTGAAGTATGTGCAGTTTATCTCAATACTGTAGCTTAGCACATAGTTTCTCTCAGAACACCTGACGTACAGGTACAAGTGATAcaagatgtatcaaaaagaatcatcctataaaaaaatcataactgctttgttatttgagatatgtgcgtgcaCAATACACCGTTGAAAAGagaaaactctcgagttttacatggttcccgctaggtagtagAGTGTGCGCCCATTTCAGTTCTAGAAAAaacggtgtcgggacaacagaaagcgttttgtgctcTACATTTTGCGCAGTGCCGGTGGGTAATAACTGTTGAGCGTGACTTTCTTACTAGCTATGGTGTGGATCCTTCTACAGCACAGGACATTAGACGATAGCATGAACAATTCAGAGAAACagtttgtttgtgtaaaggcaaaccaCCGGGCCCGTCCCCGAGTGTcttacacagacgtcgaacgcatctgctatactttcacaaggagtccgcagaaatccgttcgccgcgcGGCTCGACAGCTCGACGTGCCcctgatgtccgtctggcgtgtgttgtgtcgacgtttacagacgaaaccacacaaaattcagctactgcaagctcttcgtgaaggtgacaaacaacaacttgtggcccgcacctcgtggtcgtgcggtagcgttctcgcttcccacgcccgggttcccgggttcgattcccggcggggtcagggattttctctgcctcgtgatggctgggtgttgtgtgatgtccttaggttagctaggtttaagtagttctaagttctaggggactgatgacctaagatgttaagtcccatagtgctcagagccatttgaacaacttgtggtgttctgtaatttcgttcttggcaagatggaggatgacagttttttccacacttagtgtttagtgacgagacaATATTCCATTTTAATGGAAAGATGAGCCGTCGTAATGTGTGAATTTGAGGTAGAGAACAACCACACAAAGTTGTACAACATGGGAAGGACTGGCCAAAATTTAACGTGTTTTATGCACTTTCACGGGAAATGTGTACGGTCCATTTATCTTTGGCGAGAACACAGTAGCagtaagcacatatctcgatatgcttgagaactttctcttCCCACAGTTGGACTCTGATTCGAACGActttatttaccaacaggatggggcaccaccacactggcatctcgaattgcgggaatttttaaatcaaaggattactgaacgatggatcggtcgcactggaccaaatgatccaGCCTTAcgtaactggcctccaagatcaccacacctgactgtatgtgattatttctcgtGGGAGCTTCTAAAAaaaactctgtttatgtgcctccgttaacaACAGCAGTGAATGAACTGaggcatcgcataacagcagctgtggacgcTCTAACTCAaggcatgctcgctgcagtgtggtaaCAATTTGAATACGGTATTGACAAAtagcgtgcatctcaaggggggcatattgaacagttatgaaaaggtatgaaaaaaaacctttttcatcaaaaaacattcattgtatatgtttattagtttcagaaatatagatgtgccaaatcggatgattctttttgatacaccctgtattatggcAACTATTTGTATTTATATTGTTTTCTCCGACTGGTATTTGAGTGATAACTCGGTCTGTTGTTGAGAGAAGAAGTCTTGTTGGCATAATAACTCAATGACAATATGTCGCCATTTGGTGCCATTGCTTTCATCAGGCTCTACTCCTGGTCCTGGGAAACCGTACAATTGCACAGAGTAATAATGCCCTCTCACCAAACCCTGTACCACGCGTATGAAGTGGTTTGGTTGTACCTCTGATGTTAATGCTTGACAGGCTATGTAGGATACAGCAAGAGCGACAACATAAAAACGTAATTGTATGCTCTAAAGTGTAACCTGACTTGGGTGGTCGCTACGTGTCTACGGCAGGCAGTCCTGTGTCTGTACTGATGAAACCGTAGTATACTACTCTGTCGGTCTGGTAGGAAGAAGACAGTTGTCGGTGGACGTGTAAGCGGGTAAGACAATTGGGAAATTAATATTCAAATATCCTTTCCTTTGGCAGGCGTACCCGAAGTACGAATTCGAGTATGGGGTGTCTGACGGTCACACAGGGGACCACCACTCCCAGAAGGAGCACCGCGACGGAGACGTCGTGACTGGCGAGTACTCGCTCAAGGAGGCGGACGGCAGCGTGCGCACCGTCAAGTACCACGCCGACAAGTCCGGCTTCTACCCCGTCGTGCACCACTCGCACCACGGTGAGTGACTAATACCAAAAATGTCAACTCGTTTGTCTATTCCGAAGTCCCCAAGTCGTAATTCAAGACAAATAACAGTCCAATCGTCTCTATATCACTGTTGAGACCAGAGGACGGCATTGCTTGACTAGGCTCGGTACAATCGGAGGCGGCATGCACTGAGCTTCGCCAGACCCTTTAACTGGTTTACCCAGCCGCTTATATGGGAACCAACAGTCATAGGTGGATTCTGAATGATGCTACTGCTTGTCATTTTTCAGATGGCACATCTTTGCCAGAGGTGACAGTCTGACACTTGCCGACTGGGTCAGCCATCCACACAACCACTACCTATATCTTCCCCAAAAATTGCTGAACGTCAGTAACAGTCTGCTCTATTAGACGATTCACTTCAAGCCAAAGTGGATCTCATTTTCTGTAAGGCCCATCCAAATCTCTTGGTAGTCTCGGGAAGCTAGAGATAGAGGTTCAAGAACGCTCCTTGCTTGCTAACTCATACCAGAACATCTATAAGAGCTAGTATTTTTAATACACTGCTTCACTTGTGTACGTATACTTTACCACTTTGATACGAGTTTCATTTGAGTTTTGTTGTTACTGTCTCACACTTATTTATAATACTCCAGCCCATGGAGTATATTCATCATCTTCTTAGCCAGCATTCATTTACTTTTCTAACATGAGTTTCACAGTCGCTAGAGAATTCAcacttctttctttccttctgtccctttctGAGCGTGCATCTGATGCAGTGCATGCGTTTTAGATAGCCCAGTAGCCTTTAACACGTTGTGACTTACTACGTTTCATTCAAAAGATAATTAGTGTTTTTTGATTTCCGATTCTTAGTCGCATCGGTGTCCACAGGTGTGACATTTCTGTTTTATACTGTCGGCAGTCCAACAAGCGAACAACACAATTAGATTTTTACTCAAAGTGTTAAAGAAGACGATTAGGTCTTTCATCGAAATATTAGACATAAAAATCCAATTGTCACCCACCTAGAAACCCGTAGGAATATCTATCAACTATTGTTTTTCTTCAGCAACTAAGCTTTTCGTTGTTTACCTCCTGTAcctgaaattttcattttcaattttttatttctgtttttcagcCAATCTCAGTGCGATATTCAAACGTGTTTTCCATGTCTCTCAATGATTCGTAAACATGCAGCCCGTTTGATGTCTATTTATAAGGCTGTGGTTGCTTACTGCTGTTCCGTTATGAACTTCCTGTAATGAAAGCTAGTGctacagaaagaaaactggctgtcCGTACTGCACAGAACAACGTGAAACATTAAATTATTCGATGATATGGAAAATAAAAGCATTAAGCAAGATTGTCGTAAACCAGAAGTTAAGATTTATTGTTGTGACTtcgcaagacagccaagtcacaatgagaggaagccgaaaggcacgcgcttaaactcacgcaggctggtgtgaggtctgaaacaggatacgtaatgaatgctataaagaaaagtacgtagctgctggaatacttaactttaatccacaattggtgaacattggttttgttgatacagtattatcatctcaatataacttggtgatggcgccttgcttggccgtagcaattgac
This window contains:
- the LOC126203661 gene encoding cuticle protein 7-like, yielding MSRAQVSVALMLAMAAVSCQQALCWRGRSYAHQTAPVVGPAHRVSVGAHSYDYVAYPKYEFEYGVSDGHTGDHHSQKEHRDGDVVTGEYSLKEADGSVRTVKYHADKSGFYPVVHHSHHGHAAESAIGTSVGAGNGLGYY